A genomic region of Herbaspirillum sp. DW155 contains the following coding sequences:
- a CDS encoding aldose 1-epimerase, producing MPSRASDARRTSPPGLPEIHTLQSGRQRLHVLPTLGGALAGWEWQRERKWLPLLRPWSADPAALYATSCFPLLPWSNRITGGGFDFNGKHYPLAPNRPGEPYPIHGDSWRQAWSIAAQAEDRMTLELESDRCDGNPYVYRARQLLTLRENALEIELRVTNTGEETLPYGLGLHPYFLHDAQTRLQFRSRGVWLSGPDRIPTGFTRQLPAGWDYNRAASLEGGLIDNCFEGWDGLAMIEDPTRGLRLQMQTTDRSGYVLMFRPNGLPYFCLEPVTHPIDAFHQPNQPGLIALAPGEDMVLLTRFTVCDIAQEPFQAHTQHTSLAR from the coding sequence ATGCCATCCCGAGCAAGCGATGCCCGCCGCACCAGTCCTCCGGGGCTGCCGGAAATCCATACCCTGCAATCAGGGCGCCAGCGCCTGCACGTGCTGCCCACGCTGGGCGGCGCACTGGCCGGATGGGAGTGGCAGCGTGAACGCAAGTGGCTGCCGCTGCTGCGCCCGTGGAGCGCCGATCCGGCTGCACTCTATGCGACCTCGTGTTTCCCGCTGCTGCCCTGGTCCAATCGCATCACCGGCGGCGGCTTCGATTTCAACGGCAAGCATTATCCGCTGGCGCCCAACCGTCCTGGCGAACCCTATCCCATCCACGGCGACAGCTGGCGCCAGGCATGGTCCATCGCGGCCCAGGCCGAGGATCGCATGACGCTGGAACTGGAGTCGGACCGCTGCGACGGCAATCCCTACGTCTATCGTGCACGCCAGCTGCTGACCCTGCGCGAGAACGCGCTGGAGATCGAACTGCGCGTGACCAACACCGGCGAAGAGACCCTGCCCTACGGTCTGGGCCTGCATCCCTACTTCCTGCATGATGCGCAGACGCGCCTGCAATTCCGTTCGCGCGGCGTCTGGCTGTCCGGACCTGACCGCATTCCCACCGGTTTCACGCGCCAACTGCCGGCAGGCTGGGATTACAACCGCGCCGCCTCACTGGAGGGCGGCCTGATCGACAACTGCTTCGAGGGCTGGGATGGTCTGGCCATGATCGAAGACCCGACGCGCGGCCTGCGCCTGCAGATGCAGACCACCGACCGCAGCGGCTACGTGCTGATGTTCCGGCCCAATGGCTTGCCGTATTTCTGCCTGGAACCGGTCACGCATCCCATCGATGCCTTCCACCAGCCCAACCAACCCGGCCTGATCGCCCTGGCACCCGGCGAAGACATGGTGCTGCTGACCCGCTTCACGGTCTGCGACATCGCCCAGGAGCCGTTCCAGGCCCATACCCAACACACCAGCCTGGCGCGCTGA
- a CDS encoding ABC transporter substrate-binding protein encodes MNSKRRALLGAAICMSLGSSAMSLSAFAADKPLTMGFSQVGAESEWRTANTVSIKEAAKQAGVNLKFADAQQKQENQVKAIRSFIAQKVDVIAFSPVVESGWETVLREAKAAKIPVILTDRAVNVSDKSLYVTFIGSDFVEEGRRAGRWLLDKAKSMPAGDINIVELQGTVGSAPAIDRKAGFEEIIKSEPRLKIIRSQTGDFTRAKGKEVMEAFLKAEGKKINVLYAHNDDMAIGAIQAIEEAGLKPGKDITIISIDGVKGAFEAMMAGKLNVTVECSPLLGPQLMQIAKDIKAGKEVPKRITTEEGIFPAEVAAKEFPNRKY; translated from the coding sequence ATGAACTCGAAGAGAAGAGCGCTTCTGGGCGCAGCCATTTGCATGAGCCTGGGTAGCAGCGCCATGAGCCTTTCGGCCTTTGCCGCCGACAAACCACTGACCATGGGCTTCTCGCAGGTGGGCGCCGAGAGCGAATGGCGTACCGCCAATACCGTATCGATCAAGGAGGCGGCCAAGCAGGCCGGCGTCAATCTGAAATTCGCCGATGCCCAGCAGAAACAGGAAAACCAGGTCAAGGCAATCCGCTCCTTCATCGCGCAAAAGGTCGACGTGATCGCCTTCTCCCCGGTGGTGGAGTCGGGCTGGGAAACGGTGCTGCGTGAAGCCAAGGCCGCCAAGATCCCGGTCATCCTGACCGACCGCGCCGTCAACGTCAGCGACAAGTCGCTCTATGTGACCTTCATCGGTTCGGACTTCGTGGAAGAAGGCCGCCGTGCCGGTCGCTGGCTGCTGGACAAGGCCAAGAGCATGCCGGCCGGTGACATCAACATCGTCGAACTGCAAGGCACCGTCGGTTCGGCGCCAGCGATCGACCGCAAGGCCGGCTTCGAGGAAATCATCAAGAGCGAACCGCGCCTGAAGATCATCCGCTCGCAGACCGGCGACTTCACCCGCGCCAAGGGCAAGGAAGTGATGGAAGCCTTCCTCAAGGCCGAGGGCAAGAAGATCAACGTGCTCTATGCGCACAATGACGACATGGCCATCGGCGCCATCCAGGCCATCGAAGAAGCGGGCCTCAAGCCAGGCAAGGACATCACCATCATCTCCATCGATGGCGTCAAGGGGGCCTTCGAAGCCATGATGGCCGGCAAGCTCAATGTGACCGTCGAATGCAGCCCGCTGCTGGGCCCGCAACTGATGCAGATCGCCAAGGACATCAAGGCCGGCAAGGAAGTGCCCAAGCGCATCACCACCGAGGAAGGCATCTTCCCGGCGGAGGTGGCGGCCAAGGAATTCCCGAACCGCAAGTATTGA
- the yjfF gene encoding galactofuranose ABC transporter, permease protein YjfF: MMLVSSLRRASHAPWFTSMVTVVLLVLMLVVGALGYDGFLSPQVMLNLLIDNAFLLVVAVGMTFVILSGGIDLSVGSVLALTTMVAAFLLQNWHWPPLLVIATVLLMGAGFGAAMGAMIHYFKLQAFIVTLAGMFLARGLCYLISINSITIDEPLFVELSQTRLEFAGLFISPSVVIAVLVLAAAIWMAHGTRFGRAVYAIGGSEHSALLMGLPVGRTKVLVYAFSGFCASVAGVLFSFYMLSGYGLHAQGVELDAIAAVVIGGTLLTGGYGYVAGTLTGVLILGVIQTLIAFDGTLSSWWTKIFIGGLLFVFCVAQRVISLGALRGQPAGSAKAAPAVA; the protein is encoded by the coding sequence ATGATGCTCGTTTCTTCCTTGCGGCGCGCTTCGCACGCGCCGTGGTTCACGTCCATGGTCACCGTGGTGTTGCTGGTGCTGATGCTGGTGGTCGGCGCGCTTGGCTACGATGGCTTCCTGTCGCCCCAGGTGATGTTGAATCTCCTGATCGACAATGCCTTCCTGCTGGTGGTGGCCGTCGGCATGACTTTCGTCATCCTCTCCGGTGGCATCGACCTGTCGGTCGGATCGGTGCTGGCGCTGACCACCATGGTGGCGGCCTTCCTGCTGCAGAACTGGCACTGGCCGCCGCTGCTGGTGATCGCTACCGTGTTGCTGATGGGGGCGGGCTTTGGTGCGGCCATGGGCGCCATGATCCATTACTTCAAGCTGCAGGCCTTCATCGTCACGCTGGCCGGGATGTTCCTGGCGCGCGGGTTGTGCTACCTCATCAGCATCAATTCCATCACCATCGATGAGCCGCTGTTCGTGGAGCTGTCGCAGACGCGCCTGGAGTTCGCCGGCCTGTTCATTTCTCCCAGCGTGGTCATCGCTGTGCTGGTGCTGGCCGCGGCGATCTGGATGGCACACGGTACGCGCTTCGGCCGTGCCGTCTACGCCATCGGCGGCAGCGAGCATTCGGCGCTGCTGATGGGCTTGCCGGTGGGGCGGACCAAGGTTCTGGTGTATGCCTTCAGCGGATTTTGCGCATCGGTGGCCGGCGTGCTGTTTTCCTTCTACATGCTCTCGGGCTACGGGCTGCACGCGCAAGGCGTGGAGCTGGATGCGATTGCGGCCGTGGTCATCGGAGGCACCCTGCTCACCGGCGGATACGGGTACGTGGCCGGCACGCTCACGGGCGTGCTCATCCTTGGCGTGATCCAGACCCTCATTGCCTTCGATGGCACCCTCAGTTCCTGGTGGACCAAGATCTTCATTGGCGGGCTGCTGTTCGTCTTTTGCGTCGCGCAGCGTGTCATTTCACTGGGCGCCCTGCGCGGCCAACCGGCAGGATCGGCGAAAGCCGCGCCAGCCGTGGCTTAG
- the dgoD gene encoding galactonate dehydratase, which translates to MKITKISTFIVPPRWCFLKIETDEGIVGWGEPIVEGRAHSVAAAVDELADYLVGKDPRNIEDHWTVLYRGGFYRGGAIHMSALAGIDQALWDIKGKALGVPVHQLLGGAVRNSIRVYSWIGGDRPADTAAAAKNAVARGFTAVKMNGTEELQFIDSHDKIELTLANVQAVREAVGPNVGIGVDFHGRVHKPMAKVLIKELEPYKLMFIEEPVLSENSEALKEIAHLTSTPIALGERLYSRWDFKRILSEGYVDIIQPDVSHAGGITETRKIAMMAEAYDVALALHCPLGPIALASCLQVDAGSYNAFIQEQSLGIHYNESNDLLDYIRDKNVFAYEDGYVKIPQGPGLGIEINEEYVRQRAEVGHRWRNPIWRHKDGSFAEW; encoded by the coding sequence ATGAAAATCACCAAGATCTCTACCTTCATCGTGCCCCCGCGCTGGTGCTTCCTCAAGATCGAAACCGACGAAGGCATCGTCGGCTGGGGTGAGCCCATCGTGGAAGGCCGCGCGCACAGCGTCGCGGCGGCCGTGGATGAACTGGCCGACTACCTGGTCGGCAAAGATCCGCGCAACATCGAAGACCACTGGACCGTGCTCTATCGCGGCGGCTTCTATCGCGGCGGCGCCATCCACATGAGCGCCCTGGCCGGCATCGACCAGGCGCTGTGGGACATCAAGGGCAAGGCCCTGGGCGTGCCCGTGCACCAGCTGCTGGGTGGCGCGGTGCGCAACTCGATTCGCGTCTATTCGTGGATCGGCGGCGACCGCCCGGCCGATACGGCAGCCGCCGCCAAGAATGCCGTGGCCCGTGGCTTCACCGCCGTGAAGATGAACGGCACCGAAGAACTGCAATTCATCGACAGCCACGACAAGATCGAACTGACCCTGGCCAACGTGCAAGCCGTGCGTGAAGCCGTGGGCCCGAACGTGGGCATCGGCGTGGACTTCCACGGCCGCGTGCACAAGCCCATGGCCAAGGTGCTGATCAAGGAACTGGAGCCGTACAAGCTGATGTTCATCGAAGAACCGGTGCTGTCGGAGAACTCGGAAGCCCTGAAGGAAATCGCCCACCTGACCTCGACCCCGATCGCGCTGGGCGAGCGCCTGTATTCGCGCTGGGACTTCAAGCGCATCCTGTCGGAAGGCTACGTGGACATCATCCAGCCGGACGTCTCGCACGCCGGCGGCATCACCGAGACCCGCAAGATCGCCATGATGGCCGAAGCCTACGACGTGGCGCTGGCGCTGCACTGCCCGCTGGGCCCGATCGCGCTGGCCTCCTGCCTGCAGGTCGATGCCGGCAGCTACAACGCCTTCATCCAGGAGCAGAGCCTGGGCATCCACTACAACGAAAGCAATGACCTGCTGGACTACATCCGCGACAAGAACGTGTTCGCGTATGAAGACGGCTACGTCAAGATCCCTCAAGGCCCTGGCCTGGGCATCGAGATCAACGAAGAGTATGTCCGTCAGCGCGCCGAAGTCGGCCACCGCTGGCGCAACCCGATCTGGCGCCACAAGGATGGCAGCTTTGCCGAGTGGTAA
- the map gene encoding type I methionyl aminopeptidase gives MRKVKLRNAAEIAQARVAGQLAAEVLHIVAEHVKAGVTTDELDRICHDHIVKVQQAIPANVGYHGFPKTICSSVNDVICHGIPGGQVLKDGDIINIDVAVIKDGWYGDCSRMYFVGSPNATARKLVNTTYEAMCAGIRAVRPGATLGDVGHAIQTVAQRDGFSVVREYCGHGIGTIYHDEPQVLHYGQRNSGLPLKEGMIFTIEPMLNAGKRHTRQLDDGWTVLTADGSLSAQWEHMVVVTAKGYEILTPWPEGFGDYPSIATRN, from the coding sequence ATGAGAAAAGTAAAGCTGCGCAACGCCGCAGAAATCGCCCAGGCCCGCGTGGCCGGGCAACTGGCGGCCGAAGTGCTGCACATCGTGGCCGAGCACGTCAAGGCTGGCGTCACCACCGACGAACTGGATCGCATCTGCCACGACCACATCGTCAAGGTGCAGCAGGCCATCCCGGCCAACGTTGGCTACCACGGCTTTCCCAAGACCATCTGCAGTTCCGTCAATGACGTGATCTGCCACGGCATTCCCGGCGGCCAGGTGCTCAAGGATGGCGACATCATCAACATCGATGTGGCCGTCATCAAGGATGGCTGGTATGGCGACTGCAGCCGCATGTACTTCGTCGGTTCTCCCAACGCCACCGCGCGCAAGCTGGTCAACACCACCTATGAGGCGATGTGCGCAGGCATTCGGGCAGTGCGGCCCGGTGCCACGCTGGGCGACGTCGGCCACGCCATCCAGACCGTGGCCCAGCGCGACGGCTTCTCGGTGGTGCGCGAATACTGCGGCCACGGCATCGGCACCATCTATCACGATGAGCCGCAGGTGCTGCACTACGGCCAGCGCAACAGCGGCCTGCCGCTCAAGGAAGGCATGATCTTCACCATCGAACCGATGTTGAACGCCGGCAAGCGCCACACCCGCCAGCTCGACGATGGCTGGACCGTGCTGACCGCCGACGGCTCGCTGTCGGCGCAGTGGGAACACATGGTGGTGGTGACGGCCAAGGGCTATGAAATCCTCACGCCCTGGCCGGAAGGCTTCGGCGACTATCCCTCCATCGCCACCCGCAACTGA
- a CDS encoding sugar ABC transporter ATP-binding protein: MTMSVGTQARPMLELSGIHKAFAGVKALTDVGLRLFPGEVHTLMGQNGAGKSTLIKVLTGVHEPDQGKIELDGRAIAPASTLEAQSLGISTVYQEVNLCPNLSVAENIFVGRYPRRFGRIDWKSVHAQSQQLLQQLQIDIDVRAQLSSYPLAIQQMVAISRALSVSAKVLILDEPTSSLDEAEVQQLFKVLRRLREQGMAILFVTHFLDQTYEISDRITVLRNGVREGEYLVGDLSRLDLVNKMVGVTAVDHRKVEAGAEALASGLSADEAGVGEVFLQADGFGRRGVLAPQDLELRRGEVFGLCGLLGSGRTEMARLLFGADRADCGELRIEGRSVKLNVPRDAIAAGIGFCSEDRKKEGAILELSVRENIILALQARQGLFRVLPRKRQNQIAADYVKWLGIKTADLETPIGLLSGGNQQKALLARWLATDPGMLILDEPTRGIDVRAKQEIMDFVIAMCRKGMSILFISSEIPEVLRCSDRMLVLRDRRACGQYRRGELDEQSVLQVIAGDAA, translated from the coding sequence ATGACGATGTCTGTCGGGACGCAGGCGCGTCCCATGCTGGAACTGAGCGGTATCCACAAGGCATTCGCGGGCGTGAAGGCGCTCACCGATGTCGGCCTGCGGCTGTTCCCGGGGGAAGTGCATACCCTCATGGGACAGAATGGCGCAGGCAAGTCCACGCTGATCAAGGTGCTGACCGGCGTGCATGAACCCGATCAAGGCAAGATAGAACTGGACGGCCGCGCCATTGCGCCGGCCTCCACCCTGGAGGCGCAGTCGCTGGGCATCAGCACGGTCTACCAGGAGGTGAACCTGTGCCCCAATCTGTCGGTGGCGGAGAACATCTTCGTGGGCCGCTATCCGCGCCGTTTCGGTCGCATCGACTGGAAGAGCGTACACGCGCAATCGCAGCAGCTGCTGCAGCAGTTGCAGATCGATATCGATGTGCGTGCGCAATTGTCGTCCTATCCGCTGGCGATCCAGCAGATGGTGGCGATCTCGCGTGCGCTGTCGGTGTCGGCGAAGGTACTGATCCTCGACGAACCCACGTCCAGTCTGGACGAAGCCGAGGTGCAACAACTCTTCAAGGTGTTGCGCCGCCTGCGCGAGCAGGGCATGGCGATTCTGTTCGTGACCCACTTCCTGGACCAGACCTACGAAATTTCGGACCGCATCACCGTGCTGCGCAATGGCGTACGCGAGGGTGAGTATCTGGTGGGCGACCTGTCGCGGCTGGATCTGGTCAACAAGATGGTGGGCGTGACGGCGGTCGATCACCGCAAGGTCGAGGCCGGTGCCGAGGCGCTGGCCTCGGGGCTGTCGGCCGATGAAGCCGGTGTCGGCGAAGTCTTCCTGCAAGCCGATGGCTTCGGCCGGCGCGGCGTACTGGCGCCGCAGGATCTGGAATTGCGGCGCGGTGAAGTGTTCGGCCTGTGCGGTCTGCTCGGCTCCGGACGGACCGAGATGGCGCGCCTGCTGTTCGGTGCCGACCGCGCCGATTGCGGTGAGCTGCGTATTGAAGGCCGCAGCGTGAAGCTCAATGTGCCGCGCGATGCGATTGCGGCGGGCATCGGTTTCTGTTCGGAGGATCGCAAGAAGGAAGGCGCCATCCTCGAACTGTCCGTGCGCGAGAACATCATCCTCGCCCTGCAGGCGCGACAAGGATTGTTCCGCGTGCTGCCGCGCAAGCGCCAGAACCAGATCGCCGCCGATTACGTCAAGTGGCTCGGCATCAAGACCGCCGATCTGGAAACCCCCATCGGCCTGCTCTCCGGCGGCAACCAGCAAAAGGCCTTGCTGGCGCGCTGGCTGGCCACCGATCCGGGCATGCTGATCCTGGATGAACCCACGCGCGGCATCGATGTGCGCGCCAAGCAGGAGATCATGGATTTCGTCATCGCCATGTGCCGCAAGGGCATGTCCATTCTTTTCATTTCCTCGGAAATTCCCGAGGTTCTGCGCTGCAGTGATCGCATGCTGGTGCTGCGTGACCGCCGTGCCTGCGGCCAGTACCGGCGCGGCGAGCTTGATGAGCAATCGGTCTTGCAGGTCATTGCAGGAGACGCCGCATGA
- a CDS encoding MFS transporter: MHSGSSSVSTSGQHRIRNATRATMAQFFVNGATFATWGVLIPSVKERFALSDAVLSLAMLAVAGGALLTMGQSGKWIARVGSARALRQAGILYAATLLLIPLAPQFWMLVALLLVFGSAMAAFDVAMSVQAALVEGGRSRPIMSTLHAMFSIGGIAGSALGALPGLSPLAHATLVAAVTLAVALSIGSFALPDEVHDETAATAGGGKSARRMVLVLGVIAFLALMCEGGMYDWAAVYMRDVAQSPAAWVSYSYAAFSTGMAAGRLTGDRIRARIGGLRTLLWSGVAGAAGIALAAALPTPLATMTGLLLAGLGIANLMPIFFLAAARVPGMPAAESIAAVARFAYVGMLLGPVCIGGVAEHLDLRASFVGVSLVMMAVALLGPRAVRRFI, translated from the coding sequence ATGCATTCAGGCAGCTCATCCGTATCCACCTCCGGGCAACATCGCATCCGCAACGCCACCCGCGCCACCATGGCGCAATTCTTCGTCAATGGCGCCACCTTCGCCACCTGGGGCGTGCTCATCCCTTCGGTGAAGGAACGCTTCGCCCTGTCCGATGCCGTGCTGTCGCTGGCCATGCTGGCCGTGGCCGGCGGCGCGCTGCTGACCATGGGCCAGTCCGGCAAGTGGATCGCGCGCGTAGGCAGCGCGCGCGCCCTGCGCCAGGCGGGCATCCTCTATGCCGCCACGCTGCTGCTCATTCCGCTGGCACCTCAGTTCTGGATGCTGGTGGCGCTGCTGCTGGTATTCGGCAGCGCCATGGCCGCTTTCGACGTGGCCATGTCGGTGCAGGCTGCACTCGTGGAAGGCGGGCGCAGCCGGCCCATCATGTCCACCCTGCATGCCATGTTCAGCATCGGTGGCATTGCCGGCTCGGCCCTGGGCGCCCTGCCCGGCCTGTCGCCCTTGGCGCACGCCACGCTGGTGGCGGCGGTGACGCTGGCGGTGGCGTTGTCCATCGGATCCTTTGCACTGCCCGATGAAGTCCACGATGAAACGGCAGCCACTGCGGGCGGCGGCAAGTCGGCACGGCGCATGGTGCTGGTACTGGGCGTGATCGCATTCCTCGCGCTCATGTGCGAGGGCGGCATGTATGACTGGGCGGCGGTGTACATGCGCGACGTGGCGCAGTCTCCGGCGGCCTGGGTCAGCTACAGCTATGCCGCCTTCTCCACCGGCATGGCCGCCGGACGCCTGACGGGCGACCGCATCCGTGCCCGCATCGGCGGCCTGCGCACGCTGCTCTGGAGCGGGGTGGCGGGTGCTGCCGGCATCGCATTGGCCGCGGCCTTGCCCACACCCCTGGCGACCATGACCGGCCTGCTGCTGGCCGGACTGGGCATTGCCAACCTGATGCCGATCTTTTTCCTGGCCGCTGCGCGCGTACCAGGCATGCCGGCCGCCGAGAGCATCGCCGCCGTGGCGCGCTTCGCCTACGTCGGCATGCTGCTGGGACCGGTGTGCATCGGCGGCGTGGCCGAGCATCTGGATCTGCGGGCGAGTTTCGTGGGCGTGTCGCTGGTGATGATGGCGGTGGCCTTGCTGGGTCCGCGGGCGGTCCGGCGGTTCATATGA
- a CDS encoding 2-dehydro-3-deoxy-6-phosphogalactonate aldolase, which translates to MTTQAQRFHDALRSTGMIAILRGVRNDEAQAIGAALYESGFRIIEVPLNSPEPLASISILRKSLPADCIVGAGTVLKPALVQDVKNAGGELIVMPHSDGAVIRAARDAGLYSAPGVATVTEAFAALENGADVLKMFPAEQLGPQVVKAWRAVIARDIALLPVGGITPEGMAVFRAAGASGFGLGSALYTPGLSADAVRQRADAFVAAWKALG; encoded by the coding sequence ATGACCACCCAAGCCCAACGATTCCACGACGCCCTGCGCAGCACCGGCATGATCGCCATCCTGCGCGGCGTGCGCAACGACGAGGCCCAAGCCATCGGCGCGGCCCTGTATGAAAGCGGTTTTCGCATCATCGAAGTGCCGCTCAATTCGCCCGAACCGCTGGCCAGCATCAGCATCCTGCGCAAGAGCCTGCCGGCCGACTGCATCGTCGGTGCCGGCACGGTCCTGAAACCCGCCTTGGTGCAGGACGTCAAGAATGCCGGTGGCGAGCTGATCGTCATGCCCCACAGCGATGGCGCCGTGATTCGCGCCGCGCGTGATGCCGGCCTCTACAGCGCTCCGGGCGTGGCCACCGTGACCGAAGCTTTCGCCGCGCTGGAGAACGGCGCCGACGTGCTCAAGATGTTCCCGGCCGAACAGTTGGGCCCGCAGGTGGTCAAGGCCTGGCGTGCCGTGATCGCCCGCGACATCGCGCTCTTGCCGGTGGGTGGCATCACGCCCGAGGGCATGGCCGTGTTCCGCGCAGCGGGTGCTTCGGGCTTCGGCCTGGGCTCGGCCCTGTACACACCGGGCCTCTCCGCCGATGCGGTGCGCCAGCGTGCAGACGCCTTCGTAGCGGCCTGGAAGGCGCTGGGCTGA
- a CDS encoding ABC transporter permease, producing the protein MSASMDSKLIPDSAAAGGTPAFAALLRHPLVRPLAALALLLLIDFLLVPGFFRLEIKDGHLYGALIDIINRAAPLMLAALGMTLVIATRGVDISVGAVVAISGAVAAVLIGGKMVVVNGVSEYVSNVPMVWALCAAMGAALLCGAWNGLLVAGLGLQPIIATLILMVAGRGLAQLLTDGQIVTVYYKPFFFLGGGYLFGLPFSLTIAGAMFVLLALLMKKTALGLFIESVGINPVASRLAGIRTAALIFFVYMFCSACAGLAGLMIASNIKSADANNAGLLLELDAILAVTLGGTSLAGGKFSLVGSVIGALIIQTLTYTIYSLGVPPEVNMVVKSIVVFLVCLSQSPQFRRMLRMSKS; encoded by the coding sequence ATGAGTGCATCCATGGATTCCAAACTGATTCCCGACAGCGCCGCCGCAGGCGGCACGCCGGCTTTTGCAGCACTGCTGCGTCACCCGCTGGTACGCCCGCTGGCAGCACTGGCCTTGCTGTTGCTGATCGACTTCCTGCTGGTGCCGGGCTTCTTCAGGCTGGAGATCAAGGATGGTCACCTGTATGGCGCGCTGATCGACATCATCAACCGCGCCGCACCGCTGATGCTGGCTGCACTGGGCATGACCCTGGTGATTGCCACGCGCGGCGTCGATATTTCGGTGGGCGCAGTGGTGGCTATCTCCGGTGCGGTGGCGGCCGTTCTCATCGGCGGCAAGATGGTGGTGGTCAATGGCGTTTCCGAATACGTCAGCAATGTGCCGATGGTGTGGGCCTTGTGTGCGGCCATGGGCGCGGCGCTGCTGTGCGGTGCCTGGAACGGCTTGCTGGTGGCCGGTCTCGGGCTGCAGCCCATCATCGCCACGCTGATCCTTATGGTGGCCGGGCGCGGGCTGGCGCAGTTGCTCACGGATGGTCAGATCGTGACGGTTTACTACAAGCCCTTCTTCTTCCTGGGCGGCGGCTATCTGTTCGGATTGCCGTTCTCGCTGACCATCGCCGGGGCCATGTTCGTGCTGCTGGCGTTGTTGATGAAGAAGACCGCGCTGGGCCTGTTCATCGAATCGGTGGGCATCAATCCGGTGGCCTCGCGCCTGGCCGGGATCCGCACCGCCGCGCTGATCTTCTTCGTCTACATGTTCTGCAGTGCCTGTGCCGGCCTGGCCGGGCTGATGATCGCCTCCAACATCAAGAGCGCCGACGCCAACAACGCCGGTCTCTTGCTGGAACTGGACGCGATCCTGGCCGTGACCCTGGGCGGCACCTCGCTGGCCGGGGGCAAGTTCAGCCTGGTGGGCAGCGTCATCGGCGCGCTCATCATCCAGACCCTGACGTATACGATCTATTCGCTGGGCGTGCCGCCTGAAGTCAATATGGTGGTCAAGTCCATCGTGGTGTTCCTGGTCTGCCTGTCGCAGTCGCCGCAATTCCGCCGCATGTTGAGGATGTCCAAATCATGA
- a CDS encoding 2-dehydro-3-deoxygalactonokinase, translating to MNQELNQDCALIALDWGTSSLRCYRFDGNGQVLERRAHPWGIMNLPAVGHGEDAHAPYRAALEAACGDWLKAAPRAPLIAAGMVGSKQGWREAAYLNVPLAPALIARQLTEVDTGLGRPLWIVPGLLEQGALPNVMRGEETQVIGALQTRQERELLIGLPGTHSKWVRVVDGRIEHFDTFMTGEVYGALCGHTILGRTMHKPEVADDAAFLRGAGVAQGPQGKTGVLSNIFSSRTLGLTGELAAEAQPDYLSGLLIGHEIAALKNLYPAAAPAIVLIGDPGLCRRYQLALDLYGLGPASQADGATESGLWVLAQHAGLLA from the coding sequence ATGAACCAAGAGCTTAACCAAGACTGCGCCCTGATCGCCCTCGACTGGGGCACCTCCTCGCTGCGCTGCTATCGCTTCGATGGCAACGGCCAGGTGCTGGAGCGCCGCGCCCATCCCTGGGGCATCATGAACCTGCCGGCCGTGGGTCACGGCGAGGATGCCCATGCGCCTTACCGTGCCGCACTGGAAGCAGCCTGCGGCGACTGGCTCAAGGCCGCACCGCGCGCACCGCTGATCGCCGCCGGCATGGTCGGCAGCAAGCAGGGCTGGCGCGAGGCCGCCTACCTGAACGTACCGCTGGCACCCGCACTGATCGCCCGCCAGTTGACCGAGGTCGATACCGGCCTGGGCCGTCCGCTATGGATCGTGCCCGGCCTCTTGGAGCAGGGCGCTCTGCCCAACGTCATGCGCGGCGAAGAGACCCAGGTCATCGGCGCCCTGCAAACCCGCCAGGAGCGTGAGCTGCTGATCGGCCTGCCCGGTACGCACTCCAAGTGGGTGCGCGTGGTCGACGGCCGCATCGAGCATTTCGATACCTTCATGACCGGCGAGGTGTATGGCGCCCTGTGCGGCCACACCATCCTGGGCCGCACCATGCACAAGCCCGAGGTCGCCGATGATGCCGCCTTCCTGCGCGGTGCCGGTGTGGCGCAGGGTCCGCAGGGCAAGACCGGTGTGCTCTCCAACATCTTCAGCAGCCGCACCCTGGGCCTGACCGGCGAGCTGGCGGCCGAGGCGCAACCGGACTATCTCTCCGGCTTGCTGATCGGCCACGAAATCGCCGCGCTGAAGAATCTTTACCCGGCAGCAGCACCGGCCATCGTCCTCATCGGCGATCCTGGCCTGTGCCGCCGCTACCAGCTGGCGCTGGATCTCTATGGACTGGGCCCGGCCAGCCAGGCCGATGGCGCTACCGAATCGGGCTTGTGGGTACTGGCGCAGCACGCCGGCCTGCTGGCCTGA